A part of Amycolatopsis lurida genomic DNA contains:
- a CDS encoding substrate-binding and VWA domain-containing protein, translated as MQLGPRRGGRFNAPVVVLSLLLVIALGAWWGVDYLRARLAGNGCDALTPVEITAAPDVAPVLTRLAKTVPQEECFSVNVTARESAEVADLLGTTASGGPDVWVPESSTMLSQARDAGAWNLPESGQSVANSPVVLGLPDETARRYGWPGKAPSWQEILDGSQVGIPDPARDPLGVATLLALRKLTEKEPDPAAAFTAVMRKLNPASGQAPATEQAVLARNLVAAYPGVPVQGFDYPYVVLPKASEASRTAAERFLRLLLDPLAGSIFADEGFRAPNGQFAVPRAQDSRTDPAPHPPGPPPVTDLYAALQAWAGTNLSARVQVLLDVSGSMAAAVPGTGKSRMELTLQAATQGLGLFKPSTELGLWLFSTKLDGDKDHRVLLPMKTIAEQKSSGGVERLQAVRPKAGGATGLYDSILAAYQNARQNWKPGRINLVVVLTDGRNEDGDTIGLPRLSEELGKLQDPRKPLPVIGIGIGPDIDASELRQVSTATGGDSFTTPDPRKISDVFYQALSKIMCQPPTCKN; from the coding sequence ATGCAGTTAGGCCCGAGGCGTGGCGGGCGTTTCAACGCGCCCGTCGTCGTCTTGAGCCTGTTGCTGGTGATCGCGCTCGGCGCCTGGTGGGGCGTGGACTATCTGCGGGCCCGGTTGGCGGGCAACGGTTGTGACGCGCTGACGCCGGTCGAGATCACCGCGGCGCCCGACGTGGCGCCGGTGCTCACGCGACTCGCGAAGACCGTGCCGCAGGAAGAATGCTTCAGTGTCAACGTGACCGCGCGCGAGTCGGCCGAGGTCGCCGATCTGCTCGGGACCACCGCTTCCGGCGGGCCCGACGTCTGGGTTCCCGAGTCGAGCACGATGTTGTCGCAGGCCAGGGACGCCGGGGCGTGGAACCTGCCGGAATCCGGTCAGTCGGTGGCGAATTCCCCGGTGGTGCTGGGACTTCCCGACGAAACCGCGCGGCGGTACGGCTGGCCGGGGAAGGCTCCGTCCTGGCAGGAGATCCTCGACGGCTCCCAGGTCGGGATCCCGGACCCGGCGCGCGATCCGCTCGGCGTCGCCACCCTGCTCGCCCTGCGGAAGCTGACCGAGAAGGAGCCCGATCCGGCCGCGGCCTTCACCGCCGTCATGCGAAAACTGAACCCCGCGTCGGGTCAGGCCCCGGCGACCGAACAAGCGGTACTCGCACGGAACCTGGTGGCCGCGTACCCCGGTGTCCCGGTGCAAGGGTTCGACTACCCGTATGTCGTGCTGCCCAAGGCATCCGAAGCGTCGAGGACGGCGGCGGAACGTTTTCTGCGGCTGCTGCTCGATCCGCTCGCCGGGAGCATCTTCGCCGACGAGGGATTCCGGGCCCCCAACGGTCAGTTCGCCGTGCCGCGGGCGCAGGACAGCCGGACCGATCCGGCGCCGCATCCGCCGGGGCCTCCGCCGGTGACGGACCTGTACGCCGCGCTCCAGGCTTGGGCGGGGACGAACCTGAGCGCCCGGGTCCAGGTGCTGCTCGACGTTTCCGGATCGATGGCCGCCGCCGTGCCGGGCACGGGGAAGAGCCGGATGGAGCTCACGCTGCAGGCCGCGACGCAGGGGCTCGGGCTCTTCAAACCCTCCACGGAGCTGGGGTTGTGGCTGTTCTCGACCAAATTGGACGGTGACAAGGACCATCGGGTCCTGTTGCCGATGAAGACGATCGCCGAGCAGAAGTCGTCGGGCGGGGTCGAGCGGCTTCAGGCCGTGCGGCCCAAAGCCGGCGGCGCGACCGGGCTCTACGATTCGATCCTCGCCGCCTACCAGAACGCCAGGCAGAACTGGAAACCCGGCCGGATCAACCTGGTCGTCGTCCTCACCGACGGGCGCAACGAGGACGGCGACACGATCGGGTTGCCGAGGCTTTCGGAGGAACTGGGTAAACTCCAGGACCCGAGGAAACCGTTGCCCGTCATCGGAATCGGCATCGGGCCGGATATCGACGCCTCCGAACTGCGGCAGGTTTCCACCGCCACCGGCGGGGATTCGTTCACCACCCCCGATCCGAGGAAGATCTCGGACGTCTTCTACCAAGCGCTGAGCAAGATCATGTGCCAGCCGCCGACCTGCAAGAATTGA
- a CDS encoding alpha-(1->3)-arabinofuranosyltransferase: protein MVTPGALVKRPSTWIVLVLTVLSFVQRPGRTTFDTKLDLAVDPLAFLGRALHLWNPQATAGELQNQAYGYLFPMGPFFALCQAVGIPVWIAQRLWCAILLSVAFGGALLVARALKIGNERTRLIGAVGYALAPRMVTEIGSLSSEMLPAVLLPWVLLPLILADRIGSPRRAAGLSALAVLCMGGINGAMVVMALVLPGLWLLTRKWRSTHVTLVIWWFVFVVGVVLWWFLPLVLLGQYSLPFLDYIESATNTTAPMSLFEVLRGTNQWVAYVVQGTPWWPSGWALIDNPVLMAATGLVAAVGLLGLARRGLPERRFLVLGVLTGLTLLTVGYVGTLDSPLAEPVRQLLDGPLAPLRNVHKFEPVLRLPLMLAFVHGITSAAPALRRNLRPALGALLVVAMAAPVWLLTLRPGPGWDEVPGYWYDAMGHVAKTDATARTLLLPATGFGEYDWGRTVDEPAQAIADSPWAVRNQVPLGSEGNTRLMDSIDAALADGRGDPGLAALLARSGYRFLVLRGDIDRAKVGAPDFTTLRAGLAGSPGIEKSAQFGPLEIFEVKQPVPLVTATSAKDVPTVSGGPENLLPLMNSGQLDPGTPTVLTGDGGSPSGPRLVTDGLRRAERNVGGVRDNLSQTLTAGESARQQRAALDVLPFPGEQHQTVAAYRGIRSVDASTAASFADAFGGSDPSHQPFAALDGDPRTAWHSSSFTGPIGEWLEVELDTPRLVNSVDLAMVDDIRVGWPPTRIRITTDNGSVDHQVVRGAGAHTYPAPAGVTRKVRITLLSLVVGRQDGNVGISELKIPGVDPQRALEVPADLGPGPAPGFAFTRGAQPRYACVPDGGHIRCDANAGRDGEEPDGIRRLFSTTSPSAYEFGGTVLPAGGGRFPVTLPGVQVSATSQLGGDPSASGFAAVDGNPATTWLPDVTDLRPTLTLDWAKPQTISGIRVAADPGAPARLELTTPTSSRSVELDASGAATFPPLDTSQLKIAFAGLDDDQRTRNSLGIGSLSLTGAELPAPAAEFTLPCGSGPNVRLDGFDYDTSVRGTVADFVAHRPLTLSACPDSAGGVDLAAGGHELRTDRSESFVVQDLWLKPAGQAVSPAAHRAVTVDSWDATSRSVTVAGGDESILAVPENANAGWTASLNGTPLEKTRVDGWQQAWILPAGSGGVVKLEFTPDWKYRSGLLIGAVAILLVLIGALWPVRRRRVSVEAGSGRVVPVVLIGLLAVLGGMLPIVLLIAVLLARQFSERAPRYLAFGGMVVGTVAAVVGRLLGHGQEWAYGPVTQASLLLAAAAMVATCVPWFAGRSPETDVGPRS, encoded by the coding sequence ATGGTAACCCCCGGGGCGCTTGTGAAACGGCCGAGCACGTGGATCGTGCTGGTGCTCACCGTGCTGTCCTTTGTGCAGCGTCCCGGCAGGACTACGTTCGACACGAAACTCGATCTCGCCGTGGATCCGCTCGCCTTCCTCGGCAGGGCGCTGCACCTGTGGAATCCCCAGGCGACGGCGGGGGAGCTGCAGAACCAGGCGTACGGCTACCTCTTCCCGATGGGGCCGTTCTTCGCGCTGTGCCAGGCAGTCGGGATCCCGGTGTGGATCGCGCAGCGGTTGTGGTGCGCGATCCTGCTCTCGGTCGCCTTCGGTGGCGCGCTGCTGGTGGCCCGCGCGCTGAAAATAGGGAACGAACGGACTCGGCTGATCGGAGCAGTCGGTTACGCCCTCGCGCCGAGGATGGTCACCGAAATCGGTTCGCTGTCGTCGGAAATGCTGCCCGCCGTCCTGCTGCCTTGGGTGCTGCTGCCGTTGATCCTCGCCGATCGCATCGGCTCACCGCGTCGTGCCGCCGGGTTGTCCGCGCTCGCCGTGCTGTGCATGGGCGGGATCAACGGCGCGATGGTCGTGATGGCGCTCGTGCTCCCGGGGTTGTGGTTGCTGACCCGGAAGTGGCGGAGCACGCACGTCACGCTGGTCATCTGGTGGTTCGTCTTCGTCGTCGGCGTGGTGCTGTGGTGGTTCCTGCCGCTGGTGCTGCTCGGCCAGTACAGCCTGCCGTTCCTCGACTACATCGAATCCGCGACCAACACCACGGCGCCGATGTCGTTGTTCGAGGTGCTACGCGGCACGAACCAGTGGGTCGCCTACGTCGTGCAGGGCACGCCGTGGTGGCCGTCGGGCTGGGCGCTGATCGACAACCCCGTGCTCATGGCGGCCACCGGGCTGGTGGCCGCGGTGGGACTGCTCGGCCTCGCGCGGCGGGGCCTGCCCGAACGGCGTTTCCTGGTGCTCGGCGTCCTGACCGGGCTGACGCTGCTGACCGTCGGCTATGTCGGGACGCTCGACAGCCCACTGGCGGAACCGGTGCGGCAGCTGCTCGACGGACCGCTCGCGCCGCTGCGGAACGTGCACAAATTCGAACCGGTGCTGCGGCTGCCGTTGATGCTGGCGTTCGTGCACGGCATCACGAGCGCCGCGCCCGCGCTCCGGCGGAATCTGCGTCCGGCGCTGGGTGCCTTGCTGGTGGTGGCGATGGCCGCGCCGGTATGGCTGCTGACGTTGCGGCCCGGGCCGGGCTGGGACGAAGTGCCGGGATATTGGTACGACGCGATGGGTCACGTCGCCAAGACCGACGCGACCGCACGTACGCTGCTGCTGCCCGCGACAGGCTTCGGTGAGTACGACTGGGGCCGCACGGTGGACGAACCGGCGCAGGCCATCGCGGACAGTCCGTGGGCGGTGCGCAACCAGGTCCCGTTGGGCTCGGAAGGCAACACCCGCCTGATGGACTCCATTGACGCGGCATTGGCCGATGGCCGAGGGGATCCCGGGCTCGCGGCGCTGCTCGCGCGATCGGGGTACCGGTTCCTGGTGCTGCGCGGCGACATCGACCGCGCCAAGGTCGGTGCTCCCGATTTCACGACGCTGCGCGCCGGGCTGGCCGGATCGCCGGGGATCGAGAAGTCCGCCCAGTTCGGGCCGCTGGAGATCTTCGAGGTGAAACAGCCGGTGCCGCTCGTCACCGCGACATCCGCGAAGGACGTCCCGACGGTGAGCGGCGGTCCGGAGAACTTGCTGCCGCTGATGAACTCCGGGCAACTCGACCCCGGCACGCCGACGGTGCTGACCGGGGACGGCGGTTCGCCGTCCGGGCCGAGACTGGTCACCGACGGGCTGCGTCGTGCCGAACGCAACGTCGGCGGCGTGCGGGACAACCTGAGCCAGACCCTGACCGCCGGGGAATCCGCGCGGCAGCAACGAGCCGCGCTGGACGTCTTGCCGTTTCCCGGTGAGCAGCACCAGACCGTGGCCGCCTACCGGGGGATCCGTTCGGTCGACGCGTCGACGGCGGCTTCGTTCGCGGACGCGTTCGGCGGCTCGGACCCGAGCCATCAGCCGTTCGCCGCGCTGGACGGGGATCCGCGCACCGCTTGGCATTCGTCGAGTTTCACCGGTCCGATCGGCGAGTGGCTCGAAGTCGAACTCGATACGCCGAGGCTGGTGAACTCGGTCGATCTCGCGATGGTCGACGACATCCGCGTCGGCTGGCCGCCGACCCGGATCCGGATCACCACCGACAACGGTTCCGTCGATCACCAGGTCGTCCGGGGTGCGGGAGCGCACACCTACCCGGCACCCGCGGGGGTGACCCGCAAGGTGCGGATCACGTTGCTGTCGCTCGTGGTGGGCAGACAGGACGGCAACGTCGGGATCTCGGAGCTGAAGATTCCCGGCGTCGACCCGCAACGCGCGCTCGAAGTCCCCGCCGATCTCGGTCCTGGCCCGGCGCCGGGCTTCGCGTTCACGCGGGGTGCGCAGCCGCGTTACGCGTGCGTGCCCGACGGCGGGCACATCCGCTGTGATGCCAACGCGGGTCGCGATGGTGAAGAGCCGGACGGCATCCGGCGGCTGTTCTCGACGACGTCGCCGAGCGCCTACGAGTTCGGCGGCACCGTGCTGCCCGCCGGCGGCGGCCGGTTCCCGGTGACCCTGCCCGGCGTGCAGGTGTCGGCGACTTCGCAACTGGGCGGGGATCCGTCGGCGAGCGGATTCGCCGCGGTGGACGGGAATCCCGCGACCACCTGGCTGCCCGACGTCACCGACCTGCGGCCGACGTTAACCCTGGACTGGGCGAAACCCCAGACGATCTCCGGGATCCGCGTCGCCGCCGACCCGGGCGCGCCCGCGCGGTTGGAACTGACCACACCGACGTCGAGCCGCTCCGTCGAACTCGACGCTTCCGGCGCGGCGACGTTCCCGCCCCTGGACACCTCGCAGCTGAAGATCGCGTTCGCCGGCCTCGACGACGACCAGCGGACCCGGAACTCGCTGGGTATCGGGAGCCTGTCCCTGACCGGCGCCGAACTTCCCGCACCCGCTGCGGAATTCACGCTGCCCTGCGGATCCGGTCCGAACGTCCGCCTGGACGGCTTCGACTACGACACGTCCGTCCGCGGCACAGTCGCCGACTTCGTCGCGCACCGGCCGCTGACGCTCTCCGCGTGCCCCGATTCGGCGGGCGGCGTCGACCTGGCGGCGGGCGGGCACGAACTGCGGACCGACCGGTCCGAGTCCTTTGTGGTCCAAGACCTGTGGCTGAAACCCGCCGGACAGGCCGTTTCACCCGCTGCGCATCGCGCCGTCACTGTGGACTCCTGGGACGCGACATCCCGCTCGGTCACCGTTGCGGGCGGCGACGAGTCCATTCTGGCCGTTCCGGAGAACGCGAACGCGGGCTGGACCGCTTCGCTGAACGGGACTCCGCTGGAGAAGACGCGTGTCGACGGCTGGCAGCAGGCGTGGATCCTGCCCGCCGGCTCCGGTGGCGTCGTGAAGCTGGAGTTCACCCCGGACTGGAAGTACCGATCGGGCCTGCTGATCGGAGCGGTCGCGATCCTGCTGGTGCTGATCGGCGCCCTGTGGCCGGTCCGTCGGCGGCGCGTTTCGGTGGAGGCGGGCTCCGGGCGAGTGGTGCCGGTGGTGCTCATCGGACTGCTGGCCGTCCTGGGCGGCATGCTGCCGATCGTGCTGCTGATCGCCGTCCTGCTCGCCCGCCAGTTCAGCGAACGCGCGCCACGGTACCTCGCTTTCGGCGGCATGGTCGTGGGAACGGTCGCCGCGGTGGTCGGGCGGCTGCTGGGGCACGGTCAGGAGTGGGCCTATGGTCCGGTGACCCAGGCATCGCTGCTGCTGGCGGCCGCGGCGATGGTGGCGACGTGTGTGCCTTGGTTCGCCGGACGTTCACCTGAGACGGATGTCGGGCCGAGGTCGTAG
- a CDS encoding class I SAM-dependent methyltransferase: MADGFEDAWSLAEPVKGWMTREQGLSLWNAACRLDKGDLIVEIGSHQGRSTIVLASAARTVGARVVAVDPFVDGRLFGGSPTRQRFEANLRKAGVEDVVELVAEYSTKLRPSWDRPIQLLYIDGKHDYWTYTDDLRWSANLTEGREILVHDCFSSIGVTLGTIAKVLFGRRYTYLDRATSLARFRLSPPSFKDRLRVLAQMPWFLRNVGIKILLRLRLAPVARVFGHDSPYDPY, from the coding sequence ATGGCAGACGGTTTCGAAGATGCGTGGTCGCTCGCCGAACCCGTCAAGGGCTGGATGACGCGGGAGCAGGGCCTGTCCTTGTGGAACGCGGCGTGCCGCCTGGACAAGGGCGACCTCATCGTCGAAATCGGCAGCCACCAGGGCCGTTCGACGATCGTGCTCGCCAGTGCCGCCCGCACGGTCGGCGCACGGGTGGTCGCCGTCGACCCGTTCGTCGACGGCCGCTTGTTCGGCGGATCTCCGACACGCCAACGGTTCGAGGCGAACTTGCGGAAGGCGGGCGTCGAAGACGTCGTGGAGCTCGTGGCGGAGTACAGCACGAAGCTGCGGCCGAGCTGGGACCGTCCGATCCAGCTGCTCTACATCGACGGCAAACACGACTACTGGACCTACACCGACGACCTGCGCTGGTCGGCCAACCTGACCGAAGGCCGGGAAATCCTGGTCCACGACTGTTTTTCGTCGATCGGCGTCACCCTCGGCACGATCGCGAAGGTCCTCTTCGGACGGCGCTACACCTATCTCGACCGCGCGACGTCGCTGGCGCGGTTCCGGCTCTCCCCACCGTCGTTCAAGGACAGACTGCGCGTGCTCGCCCAGATGCCGTGGTTCCTGCGCAACGTCGGGATCAAGATCCTGCTGCGGCTCCGGCTGGCGCCCGTCGCGAGGGTTTTCGGCCACGACAGCCCGTACGACCCCTACTGA